In one window of Azoarcus olearius DNA:
- a CDS encoding alpha/beta fold hydrolase, producing the protein MSDLNPPSILTHDHSVAHPEGRIFARSWTPAGGAASSEPPIVLLHDSLGCVELWRDFPAELSAATGRRVIAYDRLGFGKSDAREGRPAALDFFGEEARRYFPAVREQLGLDRFIVFGHSVGGCMAIHCAAEFGADCVALITESAQTFPEDLTLTNIAAAKAQFADEAQLQRLQKYHGDKARWVLEAWTDNWLDPAFAAWTLAPVLPRVSCPVLAIHGQQDEYGTTRHPQMIGELSSGPARVEILPDTHHVPHRERPAVVLELVAGFVRALV; encoded by the coding sequence ATGTCGGACCTCAATCCGCCCAGCATCCTCACTCACGACCACAGCGTGGCGCACCCCGAAGGCCGCATCTTCGCGCGATCATGGACGCCCGCGGGCGGTGCCGCATCGTCCGAGCCGCCGATCGTGCTGCTGCACGACTCGCTCGGCTGCGTCGAGCTGTGGCGCGACTTTCCGGCGGAACTCAGCGCCGCCACCGGCCGCCGCGTGATCGCCTACGACCGCCTCGGCTTCGGCAAGTCGGATGCGCGCGAAGGGCGCCCGGCCGCGCTCGACTTCTTCGGCGAGGAAGCCCGCCGCTATTTCCCGGCAGTGCGCGAACAGCTCGGCCTCGACCGCTTCATCGTCTTCGGCCACAGCGTCGGCGGCTGCATGGCGATCCATTGCGCGGCCGAGTTCGGCGCCGATTGCGTGGCGCTGATCACCGAGTCGGCTCAGACCTTCCCCGAAGACCTCACGCTGACGAACATCGCCGCCGCCAAGGCGCAGTTCGCCGACGAAGCCCAGTTGCAGCGCCTGCAGAAGTACCACGGCGACAAGGCGCGCTGGGTGCTGGAGGCATGGACCGACAACTGGCTGGACCCGGCATTCGCCGCCTGGACGCTGGCCCCGGTGCTGCCGCGGGTGAGCTGTCCGGTACTGGCGATCCACGGCCAGCAGGACGAATACGGCACGACCCGGCACCCGCAGATGATCGGCGAACTCAGCAGCGGCCCGGCGCGCGTGGAGATCCTGCCGGACACCCACCATGTGCCGCACCGCGAGCGGCCGGCGGTAGTGCTGGAGTTGGTTGCGGGGTTCGTGCGGGCGTTGGTTTGA
- a CDS encoding AAA family ATPase yields the protein MKPLKLSLQAFGPFAGREEIDFTLLPEGALFLISGPTGAGKTSILDGITYALYGDTSGGERSAREMRSHHADAALLTEVEFEFALGARRYRVRRVPEQERAAQRATKSGDGLVKVLARAELHRLDDDGVTWLPLAHKTTEVTSELTALLGCQAEQFRQVVLLPQGQFRKLLTASSGEREKILETLFGTAAYKRLQDALKQEAQALQKAADETRLRRDTLLQQAAAESVEGLRGQAEALDAELTRLAGEESAARSADTAAQAALQQGRALAAQFAEQHTAGAALAAVEARAGEIAALRQREAAARRALQVVPADEACAGAGRQLALARQRAAEAGERVATAAAAMQQARAGLEADKARAPQRDTAQRELLQLEALAAQVEQLATAERELAARRSQAAAAEQALAQARHAAAEAEQGRAALVVRVDQLAPRAAEAEALALRVAQAEQREADAQRLAARRKALAEATAAEAQARQAMDAARAALDAARDAQQALDGLWREAQAAILARHLHDGAPCPVCGSAVHPGPATHAGELPSESALREAAARSREAEQGFEARRAAFDRAAQARTAVEAEVGALAGALRAAGDDGVQADMLVETAADLRQRLAVARQAGAELTAARDRLQALEQAQRNALAAQEQAATAAQSAASALHGAERVVEARREAVPAALRPAGALAAALKTARSALDTLLAASQQAQAAHAGAEAALAAAHAQRDTLAQAETEQAAALEQAQVVFARALAAAAFDDEAGYRAARLAAADIDRLAASLRQHDEDAAAARERLARADQAVAGRTPPQLAELETSAQAARAAIDAVLARSADLRGALEKTRYTLALLDELAARNADIEARYRITGELAAIANGDNGRNLTFQRYVLAALLDDVLRAASLRLKAMSRGRYLLQRREEVADARRAAGLDLEVLDDYTGRARPVATLSGGEGFMASLSLALGLSDVVQAYAGGVQLDTLFIDEGFGSLDPESLDMAMRTLIDLQRQGRMVGVISHVEEMKQQIDVAIEVVQGVRGSRVRVRG from the coding sequence ATGAAGCCGCTCAAGCTCAGCCTGCAAGCCTTCGGCCCCTTCGCCGGGCGCGAGGAGATCGACTTCACGCTGTTGCCGGAAGGGGCGCTGTTCCTGATCTCCGGCCCCACCGGCGCCGGCAAGACCTCCATCCTCGACGGCATCACCTACGCGCTGTATGGCGACACCTCCGGCGGCGAGCGCAGCGCGCGCGAGATGCGCAGCCATCACGCCGACGCCGCGCTGCTCACCGAGGTGGAATTCGAGTTCGCGCTCGGCGCCCGCCGCTACCGCGTGCGCCGCGTGCCCGAGCAGGAACGCGCCGCGCAGCGCGCCACCAAGTCGGGCGACGGCCTGGTGAAGGTGCTGGCGCGTGCCGAACTCCACCGTCTGGACGATGACGGCGTCACCTGGCTGCCGCTGGCGCACAAGACCACCGAGGTCACCAGCGAACTGACGGCGCTGCTCGGCTGCCAGGCGGAACAGTTCCGCCAGGTGGTGCTGCTGCCGCAGGGCCAGTTCCGCAAGCTGCTCACCGCCAGCTCCGGCGAGCGCGAGAAGATCCTCGAAACCCTGTTCGGTACGGCCGCCTACAAGCGGCTGCAGGACGCGCTCAAGCAGGAGGCGCAGGCGCTGCAGAAGGCCGCCGACGAAACCCGCCTGCGGCGCGACACCTTGCTGCAGCAGGCGGCCGCCGAGTCGGTCGAGGGCCTGCGCGGCCAGGCGGAAGCGCTGGACGCTGAACTGACGCGGCTGGCGGGCGAGGAAAGCGCCGCGCGCAGCGCCGACACCGCCGCGCAGGCGGCGTTGCAGCAGGGGCGGGCGCTTGCCGCCCAGTTTGCCGAGCAGCACACCGCCGGCGCCGCGCTCGCCGCGGTCGAGGCGCGCGCCGGCGAGATCGCCGCGCTGCGCCAGCGCGAAGCCGCCGCGCGCCGCGCGCTGCAGGTGGTGCCGGCCGATGAGGCCTGCGCGGGTGCCGGGCGCCAGCTCGCGCTTGCCCGGCAGCGCGCGGCCGAAGCCGGCGAGCGCGTCGCCACCGCCGCGGCGGCGATGCAGCAGGCGAGGGCCGGGCTGGAGGCCGACAAGGCGCGCGCGCCGCAGCGCGACACCGCCCAGCGCGAGCTGCTGCAGCTGGAAGCGCTCGCCGCCCAGGTGGAGCAACTCGCCACCGCCGAACGCGAACTCGCCGCCCGCCGAAGCCAGGCCGCCGCCGCCGAGCAGGCGCTGGCGCAGGCGCGCCACGCCGCCGCCGAGGCCGAACAGGGCCGCGCCGCGCTCGTCGTCCGCGTCGACCAGCTCGCGCCGCGCGCGGCCGAGGCGGAAGCGCTGGCGCTGCGCGTGGCCCAGGCCGAACAGCGCGAAGCGGATGCCCAGCGCCTTGCTGCCCGCCGCAAGGCGCTGGCCGAGGCCACGGCGGCGGAAGCGCAGGCGCGGCAGGCGATGGATGCGGCGCGCGCCGCGCTCGATGCCGCCCGCGACGCCCAGCAGGCGCTCGATGGTCTGTGGCGCGAGGCGCAGGCCGCCATCCTCGCCCGTCACCTGCACGATGGCGCGCCCTGCCCGGTGTGCGGCAGCGCCGTCCATCCCGGCCCCGCCACCCACGCCGGCGAGCTGCCTTCCGAGAGCGCGCTGCGCGAAGCCGCGGCGCGCAGCCGCGAAGCGGAGCAGGGTTTCGAGGCCCGCCGCGCCGCCTTCGACCGCGCCGCGCAGGCCCGCACCGCGGTGGAGGCCGAGGTCGGCGCCCTCGCCGGCGCCTTGCGCGCGGCGGGCGACGACGGCGTGCAGGCCGACATGCTGGTCGAAACCGCGGCCGACCTGCGTCAGCGCCTCGCGGTCGCGCGCCAGGCGGGGGCGGAATTGACCGCGGCGCGCGACCGGCTGCAAGCGCTGGAGCAGGCGCAGCGCAATGCTCTTGCCGCGCAGGAGCAGGCGGCCACCGCCGCCCAGTCCGCCGCGAGCGCGCTGCACGGCGCGGAGCGGGTGGTCGAGGCCCGGCGCGAGGCGGTGCCGGCCGCACTGCGTCCCGCCGGCGCGCTTGCCGCGGCCTTGAAGACCGCCCGCAGCGCGCTCGACACGCTGCTCGCCGCCTCGCAGCAGGCGCAGGCCGCGCATGCCGGCGCGGAGGCCGCGCTCGCGGCCGCCCACGCCCAGCGCGACACGCTGGCGCAGGCTGAAACCGAGCAAGCGGCGGCGCTGGAGCAGGCGCAGGTGGTGTTCGCCCGCGCGCTCGCCGCCGCCGCTTTCGATGACGAGGCGGGCTACCGCGCTGCCCGGCTCGCCGCCGCCGACATCGACCGCCTCGCCGCCAGCCTGCGCCAGCACGACGAGGATGCCGCCGCCGCGCGCGAACGCCTCGCCCGCGCCGACCAGGCCGTCGCCGGCCGTACCCCGCCGCAGCTTGCCGAGCTGGAAACCTCCGCCCAGGCCGCCCGTGCCGCGATCGACGCGGTGCTGGCGCGCAGCGCCGACCTGCGCGGTGCGCTGGAGAAAACCCGCTACACCCTGGCCCTGCTCGACGAACTCGCGGCCCGCAATGCAGACATCGAGGCGCGCTACCGCATCACCGGCGAACTCGCGGCGATCGCCAACGGCGACAACGGCCGCAACCTCACCTTCCAGCGCTACGTGCTCGCCGCGCTGCTGGACGACGTGCTGCGCGCCGCCTCGCTGCGGCTGAAGGCGATGAGCCGCGGCCGCTACCTGCTGCAGCGGCGCGAGGAAGTCGCCGACGCCCGCCGCGCCGCCGGGCTCGATCTCGAAGTGCTGGACGACTACACCGGTCGCGCCCGCCCGGTTGCCACGCTCTCCGGCGGCGAAGGCTTCATGGCCTCGCTATCGCTCGCGCTCGGGCTCTCGGACGTGGTGCAGGCCTACGCCGGCGGGGTGCAGCTCGACACCCTGTTCATCGACGAAGGCTTCGGCAGCCTCGACCCGGAATCGCTCGACATGGCAATGCGTACCCTGATCGACCTGCAGCGCCAGGGCCGGATGGTGGGGGTGATCTCGCACGTCGAGGAGATGAAGCAGCAGATCGACGTCGCGATCGAGGTGGTGCAGGGAGTGAGGGGGAGCCGGGTGCGGGTGCGGGGGTGA
- a CDS encoding M20 aminoacylase family protein, producing the protein MSAAARPSAGGASSPGEDVAQRQEGSSENIADDALAGLLPALVRLRHDLHAHPELGFAEHRTAAVVAAELRAIGLAVHEGIGGTGVVGVLRRGSSGASVGLRADMDALPMDECSGVAYASTHAGAHHGCGHDGHTSMLLGAARLLAARDFDGTVNFIFQPAEEGLGGARAMVEDGLFERFPCDAVYALHNWPALPLGTAQTRPGPIMAAADRFDIVIRGRGGHAAQPHTTPDAILAAGHLVSQLHAIVSRRIDPVESAVLSITRIEGGHTHNVLPAEVKLTGTVRSFDPAAQDTIEAALHQIADGVALASGTTIAIDYLRYYPATINHAAEAQVALEAAANAGLQVKTAPAPAFTSEDFAFMLQARPGAYLWLGQGRGGDDKPLHHPAYDFNDAALPHGVRWLVAVAERQLQRR; encoded by the coding sequence ATGAGCGCCGCCGCCCGGCCGTCCGCTGGGGGTGCCTCCTCCCCTGGTGAGGATGTCGCGCAGCGACAGGAGGGCAGTTCGGAGAACATCGCCGACGACGCGCTCGCCGGCCTGCTGCCCGCGCTGGTCCGCCTGCGCCACGACCTCCACGCTCATCCCGAACTCGGCTTCGCCGAGCATCGCACCGCGGCCGTGGTGGCCGCCGAACTGCGCGCCATCGGCCTCGCAGTGCACGAAGGCATCGGCGGCACCGGCGTGGTCGGCGTGCTGCGCAGGGGCAGCAGCGGCGCCAGCGTCGGCCTGCGCGCCGACATGGATGCACTGCCGATGGACGAATGCAGCGGTGTCGCCTACGCCAGCACTCACGCCGGCGCCCACCACGGCTGCGGCCACGACGGCCACACCAGCATGCTGCTCGGCGCGGCGCGCCTGCTCGCCGCGCGCGACTTCGACGGCACGGTGAACTTCATCTTCCAGCCCGCCGAGGAAGGCCTGGGCGGCGCCCGCGCGATGGTGGAGGACGGCCTCTTCGAGCGCTTCCCCTGCGATGCGGTGTACGCCCTTCACAACTGGCCGGCGCTGCCGCTGGGCACGGCGCAGACGCGGCCGGGGCCGATCATGGCGGCGGCCGACCGCTTCGACATCGTCATCCGCGGCCGCGGCGGCCATGCGGCGCAACCGCACACCACGCCGGACGCCATCCTCGCCGCCGGCCATCTGGTCAGCCAGCTGCACGCCATCGTGTCGCGCCGCATCGACCCGGTGGAATCCGCGGTGCTGTCGATCACCCGCATCGAGGGCGGCCACACCCACAACGTGCTGCCGGCCGAGGTGAAGCTGACCGGCACGGTGCGCAGCTTCGACCCGGCGGCGCAGGACACGATCGAGGCCGCGCTGCACCAGATCGCCGACGGCGTGGCGCTGGCGAGCGGCACCACCATCGCCATCGACTACCTGCGTTACTACCCGGCAACCATCAACCACGCCGCCGAAGCACAGGTGGCGCTGGAAGCCGCAGCCAACGCCGGTCTGCAGGTGAAAACCGCGCCGGCGCCCGCCTTCACCTCGGAAGACTTCGCCTTCATGCTGCAGGCCCGGCCCGGCGCCTACCTGTGGCTGGGCCAGGGCCGCGGCGGCGACGACAAGCCGCTGCATCATCCCGCGTACGACTTCAACGACGCCGCGCTGCCGCACGGGGTGCGCTGGCTGGTGGCGGTGGCGGAACGGCAATTGCAGCGCCGCTGA
- a CDS encoding helix-turn-helix domain-containing protein: METKPLPTCRGARRPPRGIDNALAYIHRHFDEQLSLEELAEIAGLSVCRFATVFRERMGIPPHRYICILRVRHAQALLRSGMPAANVASEAGFYDQSHLSRHFKNICGMTPKQYLREAGPLPEGAYIGALRQPAAFAAHAA; the protein is encoded by the coding sequence ATGGAAACCAAGCCCTTGCCCACCTGTCGCGGCGCCCGGCGCCCCCCCCGCGGCATCGACAACGCCCTCGCCTACATCCACCGCCACTTCGACGAGCAGCTATCGCTCGAAGAGCTGGCGGAGATCGCCGGCCTCAGCGTGTGCCGCTTCGCCACCGTGTTCCGCGAACGCATGGGCATCCCGCCGCACCGCTACATCTGCATCCTGCGCGTGCGCCACGCCCAGGCCCTGCTGCGCAGCGGCATGCCGGCGGCCAATGTCGCCAGCGAGGCCGGTTTCTACGACCAGAGCCATCTGTCGCGGCACTTCAAGAACATCTGCGGCATGACGCCCAAGCAGTACCTGCGCGAAGCCGGGCCGCTGCCGGAAGGCGCCTACATCGGCGCGCTGCGCCAGCCCGCCGCCTTTGCGGCCCACGCCGCATGA
- a CDS encoding metal-dependent hydrolase has protein sequence MDTVTHALSGALLGRLFSSGRGGLRPAAAIAAGATAAAFPDIDYLLGYVSELTYLRGHRGVTHSVLLLPLWGALLAGLFARLARLRDRRGPDWPAFYGLACAGIAIHIAGDLITQFGTMILAPLSDRRFGIGTTFIIDLVFTGIILAGLAASAVFRRSRVPAALALVALTGWVGVGWVGRGEAIEAARAYAVAKRIPVVAIDAAPRPASPFNWTAIVFDGERYHYAHLNTRRSQPLELHEGDNFIRRFSAPYQPVALAKWEVKPMFGGGEGELARAVWNAGEFAFYRWFAMFPVLDQVDPATPAGPCASFRDLRFETPGRDGTPFRYGLCGTGNGQGWRLFERRDDGGLRWVAGG, from the coding sequence ATGGATACCGTCACCCATGCCCTTTCCGGCGCCCTGCTCGGGCGTCTGTTCAGCTCCGGTCGCGGCGGCCTGCGCCCCGCAGCCGCCATCGCGGCCGGCGCGACCGCCGCGGCCTTTCCCGACATCGACTACCTGCTCGGCTATGTGTCCGAGCTGACCTATCTGCGTGGCCACCGCGGGGTCACCCACTCCGTGCTGCTGTTGCCGCTGTGGGGCGCGTTGCTGGCCGGGCTGTTCGCGCGGCTGGCACGGCTGCGCGACCGCCGCGGGCCGGACTGGCCGGCGTTCTACGGGCTGGCCTGCGCCGGCATCGCCATCCATATTGCCGGCGACCTGATCACGCAGTTCGGCACGATGATCCTCGCACCCTTGTCCGACCGCCGCTTCGGCATCGGCACCACCTTCATCATCGACCTGGTGTTCACCGGCATCATCCTCGCCGGGCTGGCAGCCAGTGCGGTGTTCCGCCGCAGCCGTGTGCCGGCGGCGCTGGCCTTGGTGGCGCTTACCGGCTGGGTGGGGGTGGGCTGGGTCGGCCGCGGCGAGGCGATCGAGGCGGCCCGCGCCTATGCCGTCGCCAAGCGGATTCCGGTGGTGGCGATCGATGCGGCGCCGCGGCCGGCGTCGCCCTTCAACTGGACGGCGATCGTGTTCGACGGCGAGCGCTACCACTACGCCCACCTCAACACCCGCCGCAGCCAGCCGCTGGAACTGCACGAGGGAGACAACTTCATCCGCCGCTTCTCCGCGCCCTACCAGCCGGTGGCGCTGGCGAAGTGGGAGGTGAAGCCGATGTTCGGCGGCGGCGAGGGCGAACTGGCGCGCGCGGTGTGGAATGCGGGCGAGTTCGCCTTCTATCGCTGGTTCGCGATGTTTCCGGTGCTTGACCAGGTTGATCCCGCCACGCCGGCGGGGCCCTGCGCGAGCTTTCGCGACCTGCGCTTCGAGACGCCCGGCCGCGACGGGACGCCGTTCCGCTACGGCCTGTGCGGCACCGGCAATGGCCAGGGCTGGCGGCTCTTCGAACGCCGCGACGACGGGGGGCTGCGCTGGGTGGCAGGCGGCTGA
- a CDS encoding BMP family ABC transporter substrate-binding protein: MSTRRTALKWTAALAAAAALPAPLAAFAADPVKVGFVYVGPVGEAGWTYAHDLGRRALEAAFPGQVKTTFIERVPEGADAERVIRSLAQDGHQIIFTTSFGYMDATLKVARQFPKVVFQHATGFKTAANMGTYDVRTYEGAYLAGVLAGKMSKSGNLGVVGSHPIPEVIRNINAYTIGARSVNPTATTRVIWVNSWFDPGKERQAALTLIAQGADVLMQNTDSPAVLQAAQEKGVYAFGWDSDMTSFGPKAQLAASEIDWGVWYKKVVGEVMAGTFDAKQQVWYGLKEGAIDLGHLAASLPADAKKLVAERRQGILDGKRPVFAGPLRNQAGKEVVAAGQELADKDKLAMNYYVEGVQGAVPGGK; the protein is encoded by the coding sequence ATGAGCACTCGCCGCACCGCCCTCAAATGGACCGCAGCGCTCGCCGCCGCCGCAGCGCTGCCGGCACCGCTCGCCGCCTTCGCCGCCGATCCGGTCAAGGTCGGCTTCGTCTATGTCGGCCCGGTCGGCGAGGCGGGCTGGACCTACGCCCACGACCTCGGCCGCCGCGCGCTCGAGGCCGCTTTTCCCGGTCAGGTGAAGACCACCTTCATCGAGCGCGTGCCGGAAGGCGCCGATGCCGAACGGGTGATCCGCAGCCTCGCCCAGGACGGCCACCAGATCATCTTCACCACCTCCTTCGGCTACATGGACGCCACGCTGAAGGTGGCGCGCCAGTTCCCCAAGGTGGTGTTCCAGCACGCCACCGGTTTCAAGACCGCGGCCAACATGGGCACCTACGACGTGCGCACCTACGAGGGCGCCTACCTCGCCGGCGTGCTGGCCGGCAAGATGAGCAAGAGCGGCAACCTCGGCGTGGTCGGCTCGCATCCGATCCCCGAGGTGATCCGCAACATCAACGCCTACACCATCGGTGCGCGCAGCGTGAATCCCACCGCGACCACGCGCGTGATCTGGGTGAATTCCTGGTTCGATCCGGGCAAGGAACGCCAGGCCGCGCTGACGCTGATCGCCCAGGGCGCCGACGTGCTGATGCAGAACACCGACTCCCCCGCGGTGCTGCAGGCGGCGCAGGAAAAAGGCGTGTATGCCTTCGGCTGGGATTCCGACATGACCTCCTTCGGTCCCAAGGCCCAGCTCGCCGCCAGCGAGATCGACTGGGGGGTCTGGTACAAGAAGGTGGTGGGCGAGGTCATGGCCGGTACGTTCGACGCAAAGCAGCAGGTCTGGTACGGGCTCAAGGAAGGCGCGATCGACCTCGGCCACCTCGCCGCCAGCCTGCCAGCGGATGCGAAGAAGCTGGTCGCCGAGCGCCGCCAGGGCATCCTCGACGGCAAGCGCCCGGTGTTCGCCGGCCCGCTGCGCAACCAGGCCGGCAAGGAAGTGGTCGCCGCCGGCCAGGAACTCGCCGACAAGGACAAGCTGGCAATGAACTACTACGTCGAGGGCGTGCAGGGCGCGGTGCCCGGCGGAAAGTAA
- a CDS encoding cupin domain-containing protein has protein sequence MGIRIIKQSEDLQGLEAQGPVGRPLGEPVAQMCGVDVALAGAGSNDCGIWECTPGRFRRQIDNAEVMHILSGACTFTPEGGEPLQIAAGDTLFFPSHTVGVWEISETLRKVYVVFALR, from the coding sequence GTGGGCATCAGGATCATCAAGCAGAGCGAGGACTTGCAGGGGCTGGAGGCGCAGGGGCCGGTGGGCCGCCCGCTGGGCGAACCGGTGGCGCAGATGTGCGGGGTGGATGTCGCGCTGGCCGGCGCCGGCAGCAACGACTGCGGCATCTGGGAATGCACACCCGGCCGCTTCCGCCGCCAGATCGACAACGCCGAGGTGATGCACATCCTGTCGGGCGCCTGCACCTTCACCCCGGAAGGCGGCGAGCCGCTGCAGATCGCTGCCGGCGACACGCTGTTCTTCCCCTCGCACACCGTCGGCGTGTGGGAGATCAGCGAGACGCTGCGCAAGGTGTATGTGGTGTTCGCGCTGCGGTAA
- a CDS encoding type II toxin-antitoxin system VapC family toxin, with translation MLRRGLLDNGYLELPILREHAVSVESLPPIHKDPFDRILVAQATVEGILLLTRDALVAQYPGPIQLV, from the coding sequence ATGCTGCGGCGCGGCCTGCTCGACAACGGCTATCTGGAACTGCCGATCCTGCGCGAACACGCGGTCTCGGTCGAGTCGCTGCCGCCGATCCACAAGGATCCCTTCGATCGCATCCTGGTGGCACAGGCCACCGTCGAGGGCATCCTGCTGCTGACCCGGGATGCGCTGGTCGCACAGTACCCGGGCCCGATCCAGCTGGTGTAG